One Defluviimonas sp. SAOS-178_SWC DNA window includes the following coding sequences:
- a CDS encoding hydantoinase/oxoprolinase family protein, producing the protein MRGEGEEMGGGWRVSIDIGGTFTDVVAVAPDGAIRTAKVDTRTDDRVLGLIAALDAVGLGWEDVGDLIHGTTMVTNAIVEDRLADVALVATRGFADTLAIGRQNRRHLYRLDLQSKPTPQVPEARRMEIGGRLDHTGAEIEPVDGAGIAKVAERIAESGVRAVAVSLLHSYANGAHERRLAAALKDRVPFVAMSHRINPEAREYERTATTALSAGLMPLVGDYLDRLEAICPKTTHLHLFHSAGGMASPSALRDLPLAMAMSGPAAGVVAASTLARDLGLDLAISFDMGGTTTDICLIREGQAQVSSDRELGGRPLRQPMIAVDSIGAGGGSIARLDHGTLRVGPDSAGSFPGPACYGRGGTLPTVSDANLILGYLEPEKTLGDGLRLSPGRARESMAPLAAGLGRPVEQAALGVIEFANAAMMQALRRSTVEHGIDGREATLVAFGGAGPMHAVAVARAFGMSRVIVPAHSSVFSALGCVSAEMSYAQQQTVRMAVGDWDVAVLGRIRRDLSGTISAPLRAAGFGDADIVTREVAALRYSGQSYAIEVPDPDFADPEALGRRFVALHERLFGYATDEPWQLEAIRMRAAVPHGRGPLGMPAMAGTAARPVKIRPCVFDASGPVPTPRYRRDDIGAGQIIAGPAIVEDASATIVIPPDASASADDRGHLHILTGVSQ; encoded by the coding sequence ATGCGCGGGGAGGGCGAAGAGATGGGCGGCGGCTGGCGGGTTAGCATCGACATCGGCGGCACCTTCACCGATGTCGTAGCCGTCGCGCCCGACGGCGCGATCAGGACGGCGAAGGTCGACACGCGCACCGACGACCGTGTTCTGGGCCTTATCGCCGCGCTCGATGCGGTCGGGCTTGGCTGGGAGGATGTCGGTGACCTGATCCACGGCACGACCATGGTTACCAACGCGATCGTCGAGGACCGGCTGGCCGACGTGGCGCTGGTGGCGACGCGGGGGTTTGCCGACACGCTGGCGATCGGGCGGCAGAACCGGCGCCATCTCTACCGGCTGGATCTGCAGTCGAAGCCAACGCCGCAAGTACCCGAGGCGCGGCGCATGGAGATCGGCGGGCGCCTCGATCACACCGGGGCGGAGATCGAGCCGGTGGACGGGGCCGGTATCGCCAAGGTGGCGGAGCGGATCGCCGAATCCGGCGTTCGGGCGGTGGCGGTGTCGCTGCTGCATTCCTATGCCAACGGCGCCCACGAACGACGCTTGGCCGCGGCGCTGAAGGACCGCGTGCCCTTCGTCGCCATGTCGCACCGGATCAATCCCGAGGCGCGCGAGTACGAACGCACCGCGACCACTGCGCTCAGCGCCGGGCTGATGCCCCTGGTCGGCGACTATCTCGACCGGCTGGAAGCCATCTGTCCCAAGACCACCCATCTGCACCTCTTCCATTCCGCCGGCGGCATGGCCTCTCCCAGTGCGCTGCGCGACCTGCCGCTGGCGATGGCGATGTCGGGCCCGGCGGCCGGTGTCGTCGCCGCAAGCACGCTCGCCCGTGATCTCGGGCTCGACCTTGCGATCAGCTTCGACATGGGCGGCACGACCACCGACATCTGCCTGATCCGCGAGGGCCAGGCGCAGGTGTCGAGCGACCGGGAGCTTGGCGGGCGGCCGCTGCGCCAGCCGATGATCGCCGTCGATTCGATCGGCGCCGGCGGCGGCTCCATCGCCCGGCTGGATCACGGCACGCTTCGCGTCGGGCCGGACAGCGCCGGGTCGTTCCCCGGCCCGGCCTGCTACGGACGCGGCGGGACGCTGCCGACGGTCAGCGACGCGAACCTCATTCTCGGCTATCTGGAGCCTGAAAAGACCCTCGGCGATGGTCTCAGGCTCAGCCCCGGGCGCGCGCGCGAGTCGATGGCGCCGCTCGCCGCCGGGCTTGGTCGCCCGGTCGAGCAGGCCGCGCTTGGCGTGATCGAGTTCGCAAACGCCGCGATGATGCAGGCGCTGCGTCGCTCCACGGTCGAACACGGCATCGACGGGCGCGAGGCGACGCTTGTCGCCTTCGGCGGCGCGGGGCCGATGCATGCGGTCGCGGTGGCGCGCGCCTTCGGCATGTCCCGCGTCATCGTGCCCGCGCATTCGAGTGTCTTTTCGGCGCTCGGCTGCGTCAGCGCCGAGATGTCCTATGCGCAGCAGCAGACGGTGCGGATGGCGGTCGGCGACTGGGACGTCGCGGTGCTGGGGAGGATTCGGCGCGACCTCAGCGGGACGATCTCCGCGCCGCTCCGCGCCGCAGGCTTCGGCGATGCCGACATCGTCACGCGCGAGGTGGCGGCACTGCGCTACAGCGGCCAGAGCTACGCGATCGAGGTTCCCGATCCCGATTTCGCCGACCCCGAGGCGCTCGGTCGCCGGTTTGTCGCGCTGCACGAACGGCTTTTCGGCTACGCCACGGACGAGCCCTGGCAACTCGAGGCGATCCGCATGCGCGCGGCGGTGCCGCACGGGCGCGGCCCGCTGGGCATGCCGGCGATGGCCGGCACTGCCGCGCGGCCGGTCAAGATCCGGCCCTGCGTCTTCGACGCCTCCGGTCCGGTGCCGACGCCGCGCTATCGCCGCGACGATATCGGTGCCGGCCAGATCATCGCCGGCCCGGCCATCGTCGAGGATGCCTCCGCCACGATCGTCATTCCCCCGGACGCCAGCGCATCGGCCGACGACCGCGGGCATCTGCACATCCTGACCGGAGTGAGCCAATGA
- a CDS encoding aminotransferase, whose protein sequence is MDALVNSVHARDKRSHLHPFTNLAAHPDCDPTVFARGDGIHVIDDAGRRYIEGLAGLWCASLGFSESRLVDAAMRQMRDLPFYHNFAHKAVEPAIELADYLVNRVSAPMGKVFFTNSGSEANDTQVKLVRYYNNLRGRPEKKKIIARRGAYHGITLAAASLTGMQYAHNAFDVPLPGILHVTCPHYYRQARENESEAEFTSRLVCELEQLIEREGPGTIAAFIAEPVLGAGGVIPAPAGYFEAIQPLLRQHDILFIADEVITGFHRTGGLLGCDTYGLRPDMISMAKALSAGYQPIGAVMISDEVHEVLVEGSRRFGLFGHGFTYSGHPVPAAVALETQRIYDADDTGAHVGRVAGRFQSRLRALGDHPLVGEARGVGLIGGLELVEDKAARRNFDPARKVGPWVANRAQEHGLIVRPLINDTIAVCPPLIIAEPQIDELFDALGRALDDALAVFEIGA, encoded by the coding sequence ATGGACGCCCTCGTGAACTCCGTACATGCCCGCGACAAGCGCTCGCATCTGCATCCCTTTACCAATCTGGCGGCGCATCCCGATTGCGACCCCACGGTCTTCGCGCGCGGAGACGGCATCCACGTCATCGACGACGCGGGGCGGCGCTATATCGAGGGGTTGGCCGGGCTCTGGTGCGCGTCGCTCGGCTTCTCTGAATCGCGTCTGGTCGATGCGGCGATGCGGCAGATGCGCGACCTGCCGTTCTATCACAACTTCGCCCACAAGGCGGTGGAGCCCGCGATCGAGCTTGCCGACTATCTGGTGAACCGGGTCTCGGCGCCGATGGGCAAGGTGTTCTTCACCAATTCCGGGTCAGAGGCGAACGACACCCAGGTCAAGCTGGTCCGCTACTACAACAACCTGCGCGGCCGGCCGGAGAAGAAGAAGATCATCGCCCGGCGCGGCGCCTATCACGGCATAACACTCGCGGCGGCGAGCCTGACCGGCATGCAATATGCCCACAATGCGTTCGACGTGCCGCTGCCGGGCATCCTGCACGTGACCTGCCCGCACTACTACCGCCAGGCCCGCGAGAACGAGAGCGAGGCCGAGTTCACCTCGCGCCTCGTCTGCGAACTGGAACAGCTGATCGAGCGCGAGGGTCCCGGGACGATCGCCGCCTTCATCGCCGAGCCGGTGCTGGGCGCCGGCGGTGTCATTCCCGCGCCTGCGGGCTATTTCGAGGCGATCCAGCCGCTTCTCAGGCAGCACGACATCCTGTTCATCGCCGACGAGGTCATCACCGGATTCCACCGCACCGGCGGGCTGCTTGGCTGCGACACCTACGGGCTGCGCCCCGACATGATCTCGATGGCCAAGGCGTTGTCGGCGGGCTACCAGCCGATCGGCGCCGTGATGATCTCCGACGAGGTCCACGAGGTGTTGGTCGAGGGCAGCCGCCGCTTCGGGCTCTTCGGTCACGGCTTTACCTATTCCGGCCATCCGGTGCCGGCGGCGGTCGCGCTGGAGACCCAGCGCATCTACGACGCCGACGATACCGGGGCGCATGTGGGCCGTGTGGCGGGCCGCTTCCAGTCGCGGCTGCGGGCGCTCGGCGATCACCCGCTGGTCGGCGAGGCGCGCGGCGTCGGGCTGATCGGCGGGCTGGAACTGGTCGAGGACAAGGCGGCGCGGCGTAACTTCGACCCCGCGCGCAAGGTCGGCCCGTGGGTGGCGAACCGTGCCCAGGAACACGGGCTGATCGTGCGGCCGCTGATCAACGACACGATCGCGGTCTGTCCGCCGCTGATCATCGCCGAGCCGCAGATCGACGAGCTTTTCGACGCACTCGGCCGCGCGCTCGACGATGCGCTGGCGGTCTTCGAGATCGGGGCCTGA
- a CDS encoding IclR family transcriptional regulator, translating into MSLSATPLARYVRILEVLVSCPQGLTLTQIAQTVGLQASSAHRLVNALGEIGLVERRADSKTYALGARMERLCRLAVAPPSVVDMAEPELHELVREFSETAYLAQLNGTSVESIAIAVPQDGEMTYVQPGRVMPIHATASAKAILAHQKPDFVRRLLSQPLTRYTDNTSTDPQQVMQELERIRHQGFAVCDNELDPGVLSFAVPVQGADGTVQYAIGISGFSQRMHNKPVKEVAASLRRASRTLAAKLQQFRMA; encoded by the coding sequence ATGTCGCTATCGGCCACCCCATTGGCGCGCTATGTGCGCATCCTCGAAGTCCTGGTGTCCTGCCCGCAGGGCCTGACCCTGACCCAGATCGCGCAGACCGTGGGGCTTCAGGCCAGCAGCGCCCATCGCCTCGTCAACGCGCTTGGAGAGATCGGGCTGGTCGAGCGCCGGGCCGACAGCAAGACCTACGCTCTCGGCGCGCGGATGGAGCGGCTCTGCCGGCTCGCGGTTGCGCCACCCTCCGTGGTCGACATGGCCGAGCCCGAGTTGCACGAACTGGTGCGCGAGTTTTCCGAGACCGCCTATCTGGCGCAGCTGAACGGGACATCGGTGGAATCGATCGCGATTGCGGTACCGCAGGACGGCGAAATGACCTATGTCCAGCCCGGACGCGTCATGCCGATCCACGCCACTGCCTCCGCCAAGGCGATCCTGGCGCATCAGAAGCCGGACTTCGTGCGCCGGCTGCTCAGCCAGCCGCTGACGCGCTACACCGACAATACCTCGACCGATCCGCAGCAGGTCATGCAGGAACTGGAGCGGATCCGCCACCAGGGCTTCGCCGTGTGCGACAACGAACTCGACCCCGGCGTGCTGAGCTTCGCGGTCCCGGTCCAGGGCGCCGACGGCACCGTGCAATACGCGATCGGCATCTCGGGGTTCTCGCAGCGCATGCACAACAAGCCAGTGAAGGAAGTCGCCGCGAGCCTGCGCCGCGCGAGCCGGACACTCGCCGCGAAGCTTCAGCAATTCCGCATGGCCTAG
- a CDS encoding XdhC family protein has product MHESQLSRGLTADPIDALLADTREGVLAVIVGVEGPSYRPLGAVMTVFADAQRVGSLSSGCIERDIALHAVEALAGGRPRSIRYGRGSPFIDIRLPCGGGLDILLVPRPDREILGQLADRRNARLPVTLAIDTESGALALAEDTQTGAAGAMFNIRFLPEIKFLIFGKGPEAGTFAALVRAAGFPSILLSPDTETLDHGAQAGCETRHLHRPGFPADLAVDPRTAIVLFFHDHDWEPPILAEALSRPAFYIGAQGSMKAREVRMLELAALGLDDETLARVRGPIGLLPSARDARTLAISVLAEALDIANRAASQGRDRQSEPAVSPNTGPNH; this is encoded by the coding sequence ATGCATGAGTCACAGCTTTCAAGGGGGTTGACCGCAGATCCGATCGACGCCCTGCTCGCGGATACGCGCGAAGGCGTGCTCGCGGTGATCGTCGGCGTCGAGGGGCCGTCCTACCGGCCGCTCGGCGCAGTGATGACGGTGTTCGCCGACGCGCAGCGCGTCGGCTCCCTGTCATCGGGCTGTATCGAGCGAGACATCGCTCTGCATGCCGTCGAGGCACTTGCCGGCGGACGGCCGCGCTCCATCCGCTACGGACGCGGCTCACCCTTCATCGACATCAGGCTGCCGTGCGGCGGCGGCCTCGACATCCTGCTGGTGCCCCGCCCGGATCGCGAGATCCTCGGTCAGCTTGCCGATCGGCGCAATGCCAGGCTACCGGTGACGCTGGCCATCGACACCGAAAGCGGTGCGCTGGCGCTCGCCGAGGACACGCAGACCGGGGCTGCGGGCGCCATGTTCAACATCCGCTTTCTGCCCGAGATCAAGTTCCTCATCTTCGGAAAGGGCCCCGAAGCGGGAACTTTTGCCGCGCTGGTTCGGGCGGCAGGATTTCCCAGTATCCTCCTCTCGCCCGACACGGAGACGCTCGACCATGGCGCTCAAGCCGGCTGCGAGACGCGCCACCTGCACCGGCCCGGATTTCCCGCCGACCTCGCGGTCGATCCGCGCACTGCGATCGTGCTGTTCTTTCACGATCATGACTGGGAACCACCGATCTTGGCCGAAGCGCTGTCGCGCCCGGCATTCTACATCGGCGCCCAAGGCAGCATGAAGGCACGAGAGGTTCGGATGCTGGAATTGGCGGCGCTTGGGCTGGACGACGAGACGCTGGCACGCGTGCGCGGGCCGATCGGATTGCTGCCCTCCGCTCGCGACGCGCGGACGCTTGCCATATCCGTCCTGGCGGAGGCGCTCGACATTGCGAACCGTGCCGCCTCGCAAGGCCGGGACCGGCAGTCGGAGCCGGCAGTTTCACCGAATACAGGCCCAAACCACTGA
- a CDS encoding 4-hydroxyphenylacetate 3-hydroxylase family protein, protein MIRTSQDYRNAIRTPREVYVDGERVDDVTSHPAFAPLVDLRAHIYDLQNDPDHRDVLTRTVNGQTSTVAGALPYSQADWWAKRRATDRVLAQVGGIATRVGDETIGEFWSLHDCRDALVDIDPQFARNIDAHVVASRHDDLFRISANTDAKGDRSRPPQEQDPDMLLRVVRETDAGIIVRGAKFETGAPYADLAYTKPNAANWGDALPEEYAVGFVSDLNAPGLKFICRSGFARPDTERDYPLSNRFDEIEALVVFDDVLIPWENVLFHRQPRAATLIRATLHRYSAFAFVHRILVFADMLIGAALLNCRQTGLDRKQGVRDKLVKLAVWREGIHAHLTASIALGEKSPAGLMMPNQSLLYAGRVLAVSQLHEMMHVTRELCGGQLSLTPSAASFQATETGDWLRKYYTVNKDWSAEDRRKLMAFARDLVSSDYAGHRLAFQLFGQSPPHAHLASVYHHFDWDGPLALVRDAAGLESTAQGAGSGSPNGGTYGDWYAPETPNRRRALADIDKIEENLP, encoded by the coding sequence ATGATCCGCACAAGCCAGGACTATCGCAACGCGATCCGGACCCCTCGGGAAGTCTACGTCGATGGCGAACGGGTCGATGACGTGACCTCGCATCCGGCCTTCGCGCCGCTCGTCGATCTGCGCGCGCATATCTACGACTTGCAGAACGACCCGGACCACCGCGACGTACTGACCAGGACGGTGAACGGGCAAACCTCTACAGTTGCCGGCGCGCTGCCGTACTCGCAGGCGGACTGGTGGGCAAAGCGTCGCGCGACCGACCGCGTGCTCGCGCAGGTCGGCGGCATCGCCACACGCGTTGGCGACGAAACGATCGGTGAATTCTGGTCGCTCCATGATTGCCGGGACGCGCTCGTGGACATCGACCCGCAATTCGCCCGTAACATCGACGCGCATGTCGTGGCTTCGCGCCATGACGATCTCTTCCGAATCTCGGCCAACACCGACGCCAAGGGCGATCGCTCGCGCCCGCCGCAAGAACAAGATCCGGACATGCTGTTGCGCGTCGTGCGTGAAACCGACGCGGGGATCATCGTGCGCGGCGCGAAGTTCGAGACCGGCGCGCCCTATGCCGACCTGGCCTATACGAAGCCGAATGCCGCCAATTGGGGGGACGCTCTGCCCGAGGAATACGCCGTCGGTTTCGTCAGCGACCTGAACGCGCCGGGATTGAAATTCATCTGCCGGTCCGGCTTTGCCCGACCGGACACAGAGCGCGATTATCCTCTGTCGAACAGGTTCGACGAGATCGAGGCACTGGTCGTATTTGATGACGTTCTGATCCCCTGGGAGAACGTCTTGTTCCACCGCCAGCCGCGGGCGGCGACGCTGATCCGCGCCACGCTGCACCGCTATTCGGCCTTCGCCTTCGTCCACCGCATCCTGGTCTTCGCCGACATGCTGATTGGCGCGGCGCTCCTGAACTGCCGGCAGACCGGGCTCGACCGCAAGCAGGGCGTCCGCGACAAGCTGGTCAAGCTGGCGGTCTGGCGCGAAGGCATCCATGCCCATCTGACAGCTTCCATCGCGCTTGGCGAGAAATCGCCCGCCGGGCTGATGATGCCGAACCAGTCCCTGCTCTACGCCGGTCGGGTGTTGGCGGTGTCGCAGCTGCACGAGATGATGCATGTGACCCGCGAGCTGTGCGGCGGGCAATTGTCCCTCACACCGAGCGCCGCGTCATTCCAGGCGACGGAGACCGGTGACTGGCTTCGGAAATACTACACCGTGAACAAGGACTGGAGCGCCGAGGACCGTCGCAAGCTGATGGCCTTCGCCCGCGACCTGGTAAGTTCCGACTATGCCGGGCACCGGCTGGCTTTCCAGCTCTTCGGCCAGTCGCCGCCGCACGCGCATCTGGCCTCGGTCTACCATCATTTCGATTGGGACGGACCGCTCGCCCTCGTGCGGGATGCCGCCGGACTTGAAAGCACGGCACAGGGCGCGGGAAGCGGGTCGCCGAACGGCGGAACCTACGGCGACTGGTATGCGCCGGAGACGCCGAATCGCCGGCGGGCGTTGGCAGATATCGACAAGATCGAGGAAAACTTGCCGTAG